A stretch of Cucumis sativus cultivar 9930 chromosome 2, Cucumber_9930_V3, whole genome shotgun sequence DNA encodes these proteins:
- the LOC101203107 gene encoding transcription factor bHLH35 — MENILDEYGYYWETNMFLQTEDLDSWGLDEAFYGSYDSSSPDGTLSLSEASKNILSERNRRKKLNDRLLALRAVVPNITKMDKASIIKDAIGYIQELRAEENQIETEISNLESNVSKSTTSSEDDDHGNNNGNTRKRGTNNCNRQIREKPSSFPIEILDLNVNYMGEKTMVVSMTCQRRNNAVFKICQVIESLKLKIIMANITVVANRLLSTLFLEAERAEEEELKVKIEKAIAAISDQQNPMSI, encoded by the exons ATGGAGAACATTCTGGATGAGTATGGCTATTACTGGGAAACCAATATGTTTCTCCAAACCGAAGATTTGGACAG TTGGGGATTAGATGAAGCATTTTATGGTTCTTATGATTCGAGCTCACCGGACGGAACGTTGTCATTGTCAGAGGCGTCGAAGAATATCTTATCGGAGAGGAATCGGAGGAAGAAGCTTAATGATAGGCTTCTTGCTCTCAGAGCCGTCGTCCCTAATATCACCAAA ATGGATAAGGCGTCAATAATAAAAGATGCGATCGGGTACATCCAAGAACTCCGTgcagaagaaaatcaaatcgAAACAGAGATTTCAAATCTAGAATCAAACGTATCCAAGAGCACAACATCAAGTGAAGACGACGATCATGGAAACAACAATGGAAATACAAGAAAGAGGGGAACAAATAATTGTAATCGACAAATACGAGAGAAGCCATCGTCTTTCCCGATCGAAATTCTCGAC TTGAACGTGAATTACATGGGAGAGAAGACGATGGTGGTGAGTATGACGTGTCAAAGAAGAAACAACGCCGtattcaaaatttgtcaaGTGATTGAATCTTTGAAGCTGAAGATTATTATGGCCAATATTACCGTCGTTGCCAATAGGCTTCTCAGTACGCTCTTCCTTGAG GCAGAGAGAGCAGAAGAAGAGGAACTAAAggtaaaaatagaaaaagcaATTGCAGCCATTAGTGATCAACAAAATCCTATGAGCATTTGA